The DNA region ATCAAATTGCTCTTATCAGGCACTTTCAATTCTAAACCTAAAAAGAACATTAATAAAAGAACACCTATATCTCCTACCTCTTTTACATCCTTTGATAATGAAAGCAGTCCAAGTACATTGGGCCCTAAAAATATACCCGTTAGTATATAAGCAATTATATTAGGCTGGTTGGATTTTTTAAAAAGATATAAAAGAGCTGTAATAGTCATACATAGTATACATATACTACTCAACATTTTTTCCATAAAAATGATTGTAAAAATTTTTGTAATTCATATTAAAGACACACTAAAATCGAGTATCAATATTTTGTAATCAAATTTTTAAATATTTCCATAGTAATTCTACTACAGTTTCTTTCTAATTGTGATAATGTGCAATAAGACTCTGCAATGATCTCCTTAATATTTTGATTAGAATAAACCAATTTTAACTTTATTGGTCTGGGCATATTTTCTTTTTCGCAACTCGGAACGCCTTCTAGAGCAGCGAATATCACCATTGCCTCTTTCAAGTCCATATCTATCCAGAACCGAGCATAGGGAAAAAAGTCAAGAGTATTTTTCATTTCCAACTCAATAAAACATTTTTTTTTCATACCTTAATATTAAAAATGGCTACGTCAATTAATATCTTCCTCCAAAATGTATAATATAGTGGAGTATAATTTTTAATATATCGATTAAGAGTTTAGAACTCTAAATAAAATTTAGCGTTTAAAATAAAAAATATAAAAAAGTAATTAGAATGTTTAAATAGCAGACTGTTAGGATGTAATAGTGAACATTTTTATCATATATAATTACATCAACTACTGTAAACTTTCGAATTGTATTTTTTCTCACCCAACTGCTAATATATTATAATGAGGAAATTTTTTGATTTATTGGATAATGGGAACGTACACTTTTAATACATCTAGCAACAAAAAGTAGGATGAATACTTGATGAAGTAATGTTTTTGGATTAGAATGGTCATTCATTACTTGAGTTTTTAAAGGTTAAATAATAAACTATAAAAAAACATTTAATGCCAACTATTTAATTTATGATATATAATCAAAATATGTTTGTTTAAAATCAAAATGCATACCAAAATTTAAGTTTATAGTTGAGTTGAAATTTTGTCAAAAATCAAATTATTAATTTAGAATAATCGTGTTTTTTGACAGTATTTTTCAATAAATTCACATATTGTTCATAAGAATTCTTAAACGTAGGAATACCACGTTAATAAATATAAAGATTTACAAATTTAAATCTGCAACAGCATTTACGCTATTGCACTTATTGAATTTTTATATCAAAAGACTAAGGTGTGGAGAGTTTTTTTGGGAAGATATATCACAGTATAGCTTTAGTTGTTTTAACTACAATGAAATGACAAATTGACTATAGTTGACCAACTTTTGTCAATTTATAAATTGATAAATAAACACATATAATTTAGACTATAACATTAGAATTTTTGCAATAATATTCTTTTTAAAAAATTATTAATATTAAGAGATAAATTATTGTAATATTCAACTCCCGAAAAATTTTTACTGCCAAAATGACTCAAATTTTCTTATTGGCATTATCATTGAAAAAAATGCAAGAGTTCTTCGAAGAATAGCCCTATATAGGTAATTTAAATGTATTTATTTTAATTAATTTTTATTTTTAAAATTTATTTTTTATTTATTTAAATTTTAATAATTATGGATACAAAAACAATTGTACAGCCAATTCATGACAGAGTTGTCATCCAACCAGAGAAAGCAGAAGATAAAACTGCTGCAGGAATCATTATCCCAGATACCGCAAAAGAAAAACCTCAAAAAGGCAAAGTTATTGCATCCGGCCCCGGTAAAAAAGACGACCCCAATACAGTCAAACCAGGTGATCGAGTTTTGTACGGTAAATATGCAGGAACAGAACTTCAATTTGAGGGTGAAGATTATTTGATTATGCGTGAATCAGACATTCTTGCTATTATAGATTAATAATTTTCTTAAAGTTATCTTTTTATTAGTTTAATTCATTAACAATTAAAATTTTTAAAATTATGGCTAAGCAAATTTTGTTTGACAATGACGTGAGAAATAAAATACACAAAGGAGTGGATATTCTTGCTAATGCGGTTAAAGTTACTTTAGGACCTAAAGGAAGAAATGTTATTCTTGAAAAAAAATATGGAGTCTCTTCAATTACTAAAGATGGTGTAAGTGTTGCTAAAGAAATAGAATTAGAAGATCCTATCGAAAATATTGGCGCACAAATGGTTAAAAATGTTGCCTCTAAAACGGCCGATATTGCTGGGGATGGAACTACAACTGCAACTATTCTTGCTCAGTCCATTTATAAAAATGGATTGAGAATTGTTACAACAGGAGCAAACCCTATGGAATTAAAAAAAGGAATTGACAAAGCAGTAAAGACAGTAGTTACAGACCTTAAAAAACAAAGTGAAATCATCGATATTAAATCTAATAAACTCTGTCAGGTAGCTACTATTTCTGCTAATAATGATGAAAAAATCGGAAAGCTAATTGCAGATGCTTTCGCTAAAGTTGGCAAAGAAGGAGTCATTACAGTGGAAGAGTCAAAAAACACAGATACGACTGTAGATATAGTAGAGGGAATGCAATTTGACAGAGGCTATTTATCTCCATATTTCGTGACCAATTCCGAAAAGATGAAAACAGAATTGGAAAACCCTTATATTTTGATTTACGATAAGAAGATATCTGTGATGAAAGATATTCTTCCTATTCTGGAAGCTACAGCACAAAGTGGCAGACCGTTATTGCTCATTACGGAAGATATAGATGGGGAAGCTTTGGCAACTTTGGTCGTTAATAAATTAAGAGGAAGTATGAAAGTTGCAGCAGTAAAAGCGCCTGGTTTTGGAGATAGAAAAAACGAAATGTTGCAGGATATTGCAGTACTTACAGGAGCAACCTTGATTAGCGAAGAGCAGGGTTATAAATTACAGGACGCAACCATCGATTATTTAGGAACTGCCGACTCAGTAGTTATTACCAAGGATTTAACTACTATTGTAGGAGGAGCTGGAGACAAAGCACAAATCAACCATCGAGTTCAACAGATTAAAACACAAATACAGTCTAGCTCTTCAGATTATGATAAAGAGAAATTAAGAGAACGTTTAGCAAAACTCAGTGGAGGTGTTGCTGTATTATATGTAGGTGCTACTTCTGAAGTTGAAATGAAAGAAAAAAAAGACCGCATAGATGACGCGCTTCACGCTACAAGAGCTGCTATAGAAGAGGGTATCGTTCCTGGTGGTGGTACGGCATATGTTCGAGCAATAGAATCTCTCAGAAATCTCCATACTGATAATGAAGAAGAAAAAGCAGGAATTGATATTATCCGAAGAGCATTGAGCTCCCCACTTAAACAAATCCTATTCAATGCTGGTCTGGAAGGTGATTTTGTGGTTCAAAAAGTAAGAGAGGGTAAAAATGATTATGGCTTTAATGCAAGAACGGAACAATATGAAAATCTATTGGAAAGTGGTGTGATTGATCCTGCCAAAGTAACTCGTACTGCATTGGAAAATGCAGCCTCTGTTGCCGGTATGCTACTTACTACTGAATGTATTATTGCAGAAAAACCTTTAAAAGAAAAATATCATAATGAAAAAATCCCTTCTATGAGTGAAATGGATTATTAGTCGAGTTTTTATAATTTTTTATCCTTTATAATAAAAAGAAAAATTACAGTTTTTGTGTGTACAATCTTAGGTGAGTAAATATTATTTATACTAAAAACAATAATCAATATTGAGTTTAACATTTTGTATATAATTTTCCTCATTTTTGGATGACTATATATTTCAAGATTAAACCAATATGAATGTTGAATTAGTTAAAATTATTTATTAATAAATAAAAGATATATTAGTTATGTCAACAGTTAAAAAATATGAAAATCCTTTTAACGGATTTCCTAAATTATTAGATGATTTCTTCGGACATGAATTATCCGATTGGAGAAATAATAACTTCTCAGAAACGAGTACAACTATTCCTTCTGCAAATATTAAAGAAACTGCAGATAATTATCAAGTTGAACTTGCCGCTCCAGGATTGGAGAAATCTGATTTTGATATAAAACTGGAAGATTGCAGATTGATAATATCTTCGTTAAAAAAGCAAGAAAATGAAACAAAAGAAGATAAATATACCCGTAGGGAGTTTAGTTATCAGTCATTCCAGCGAAGTTTTACATTGCCTAGGGATATTGTAGATGTTGAGAATATCAAAGCTCAATATGAAAATGGTTTATTGACAATTGACATTCCTAAAAAAGAAGAAGCGAAAAAGAAAGCTCCCAAATTAATTGAAATAGGATAAACAAATGGGTACACTCATTCCCTATTTGGGAATGAGTATACCCATTTGTCCAATAATCTAAATCTTAATTTCTCTTGGATATAATAAAAGGGTAGTATTTCATTAACTGTGTAAGTTAAAAAGTTATTCTGGAATTTTTTTAGCCCCTAAAGCTCAAAAAAAATTACGGAAATAACTTTTTTTATTTTTAATCAACAGTTCCACGCTAAATAAAAAGAAAATATTAACAAATATCCAATTTATTTTAAGTATACTCTTATTGGACTTGTTAAATAACTCATGAATGTAAAATGGTTAATATTCAAAATGCAATGGATATATTGTAATTTTATCATTTCTTTTGATGTTGGTATAAATTTTGAAATGATAATGATGCAATATCATAGATTCAAAACTAAAAGTTGTCTTTAAATCTAATTAAACCTACGCTGAAAAAACGATTTGTCTAACTTTAAATGAAATGATCATGAAAAACAATTCTTCTAAAAAAGAGCAATTAAAAGATTATCTGATTGACAATGATGAAAAGATTCTTACAACAAATGATGGTGTCCCTATTCACGATAACAATAACACATTAAAGGTAGGGCAAAGAGGACCTTCTTTGCAACAAGACCATATATTTTTTGATAAACTATTACATTTTGATAGGGAAAGAATTCCAGAAAGAGTTGTGCATGCAAGGGGTAGCGGTGCTCATGGGATTTTCGAAATGAAGGAGGATATTTCAGAATTCACATGTGCCAAATTTTTACAGAAAGGTGTAAAAACAGATGTCTTTACGCGCTTTTCGACAGTTGCTGGTTTTAAAGGATCAACGGATTTAGCTCGCGATGTTAGAGGGTTTTCCGTTAAATTTTATACGGAAGATGGGAATTACGATTTAGTTGGTAATAATATACCCGTATTTTTTATTCAAGATGCCATTAATTTCCCCGATCTCATCCATTCCGTTAAACCAGAGCCGAATAACGAATACCCACAAGCGGCATCTGCCCATAACACCTTTTGGGATTTTGTTTCGTTAATGCCAGAATCGGCACATATGGTGATGTGGGCGATGTCAGACAGAGCTCTCCCTCGTTCCTTTCGGATGATGGAAGGGTTCGGAGTACATACCTTCAAATTAATCAATAATAAAGGAAAAGCCACTTTTG from Rhizosphaericola mali includes:
- a CDS encoding co-chaperone GroES, producing the protein MDTKTIVQPIHDRVVIQPEKAEDKTAAGIIIPDTAKEKPQKGKVIASGPGKKDDPNTVKPGDRVLYGKYAGTELQFEGEDYLIMRESDILAIID
- a CDS encoding Hsp20/alpha crystallin family protein translates to MSTVKKYENPFNGFPKLLDDFFGHELSDWRNNNFSETSTTIPSANIKETADNYQVELAAPGLEKSDFDIKLEDCRLIISSLKKQENETKEDKYTRREFSYQSFQRSFTLPRDIVDVENIKAQYENGLLTIDIPKKEEAKKKAPKLIEIG
- the groL gene encoding chaperonin GroEL (60 kDa chaperone family; promotes refolding of misfolded polypeptides especially under stressful conditions; forms two stacked rings of heptamers to form a barrel-shaped 14mer; ends can be capped by GroES; misfolded proteins enter the barrel where they are refolded when GroES binds) translates to MAKQILFDNDVRNKIHKGVDILANAVKVTLGPKGRNVILEKKYGVSSITKDGVSVAKEIELEDPIENIGAQMVKNVASKTADIAGDGTTTATILAQSIYKNGLRIVTTGANPMELKKGIDKAVKTVVTDLKKQSEIIDIKSNKLCQVATISANNDEKIGKLIADAFAKVGKEGVITVEESKNTDTTVDIVEGMQFDRGYLSPYFVTNSEKMKTELENPYILIYDKKISVMKDILPILEATAQSGRPLLLITEDIDGEALATLVVNKLRGSMKVAAVKAPGFGDRKNEMLQDIAVLTGATLISEEQGYKLQDATIDYLGTADSVVITKDLTTIVGGAGDKAQINHRVQQIKTQIQSSSSDYDKEKLRERLAKLSGGVAVLYVGATSEVEMKEKKDRIDDALHATRAAIEEGIVPGGGTAYVRAIESLRNLHTDNEEEKAGIDIIRRALSSPLKQILFNAGLEGDFVVQKVREGKNDYGFNARTEQYENLLESGVIDPAKVTRTALENAASVAGMLLTTECIIAEKPLKEKYHNEKIPSMSEMDY